From Pongo pygmaeus isolate AG05252 chromosome 1, NHGRI_mPonPyg2-v2.0_pri, whole genome shotgun sequence, one genomic window encodes:
- the VSIG8 gene encoding V-set and immunoglobulin domain-containing protein 8, whose product MGVGGAFHLLLVCLSPALLSAVRINGDGQEVLYLAEGDNVRLGCPYVLDPEDYGPNGLDIEWMQVNSDPAHHRENVFLSYQDKRINHGNLPHLQQRVRFAASDPSQYDASINLMNLQVSDTATYECRVKKTTMATRKVIVTVQARPAVPMCWTEGHMTYGNDVVLKCYASGGSQPLSYKWAKISGHHYPYRAGSYTSQHSYHSELSYQESFHSSINQGLNNGDLVLKDISRADDGLYQCTVANNVGYSVCVVEVKVSDSRRIGVIIGAVLGSLLALGCLAVGIWGLVCCCCGGSGAVGARGAFGYGNGGGVGGGACGDLASEIREDAVAPGCKASGRGSRVTHLLGYPTQNVSRSLRRKYAPPPCGGPEDVALAPCTAADACEAGPSPVYVKVKSAEPADCTEGPVQCENGLLV is encoded by the exons CACTGCTGTCTGCTGTGCGGATCAACGGGGATGGACAGGAGGTCCTGTACCTGGCAGAAGGTGATAATGTGAGGCTGGGCTGCCCCTACGTCCTGGACCCTGAGGACTATGGTCCCAATGGGCTGGACATCGAGTGGATGCAGGTCAACTCAGACCCTGCCCACCACCGAGAGAACGTG TTCCTTAGTTACCAGGACAAGAGGATCAACCATGGCAACCTTCCCCATCTGCAGCAGAGGGTTCGCTTTGCAGCCTCAGACCCAAGCCAGTACGATGCCTCCATCAACCTCATGAACCTGCAGGTATCTGATACAGCCACTTATGAGTGCCGGGTGAAGAAGACCACCATGGCCACCCGGAAGGTCATTGTCACTGTCCAAG CACGACCTGCAGTGCCCATGTGCTGGACTGAGGGCCACATGACATATGGCAACGATGTGGTGTTGAAGTGCTATGCCAGTGGGGGCTCCCAGCCCCTCTCCTACAAGTGGGCCAAGATCAGTGGACACCATTACCCCTATCGAGCTGGGTCTTACACCTCCCAGCACAGCTACCACTCAGAGCTCTCCTACCAGGAGTCCTTCCACAGCTCCATAAACCAAG GCCTGAACAATGGGGACCTGGTGTTGAAGGATATCTCCAGAGCAGATGATGGGCTGTATCAGTGCACAGTGGCCAACAACGTGGGCTACAGTGTTTGTGTGGTGGAGGTGAAGGTCTCAG ACTCCCGGCGTATAGGCGTGATCATCGGCGCCGTCCTGGGCTCTCTGCTCGCGCTGGGCTGCCTGGCCGTAGGCATCTGGGGGCTCGTCTGCTGCTGCTGCGGGGGCTCCGGGGCTGTCGGCGCCCGCGGTGCCTTCGGCTACGGCAACGGCGGCGGGGTCGGCGGAGGGGCCTGCGGCGACTTGGCTAGTGAGATCAG AGAGGACGCCGTTGCGCCCGGGTGCAAGGCCAGCGGGCGCGGCAGCCGCGTCACCCACCTCCTGGGGTACCCGACGCAGAACGTCAGCCGCTCCCTGCGCCGCAAGTACGCGCCTCCGCCCTGCGGCGGCCCCGAGGACGTGGCCCTGGCGCCCTGCACCGCCGCCGACGCCTGCGAAGCGGGCCCCTCCCCGGTCTACGTCAAGGTCAAGAGCGCGGAGCCGGCCGACTGCACCGAGGGGCCGGTGCAGTGCGAGAACGGCCTCTTGGTGTGA